A region of the Bacteroidales bacterium genome:
TTTTTAATCCAGACCATTGCAGCCTGTTTTGCAAGCAGTTCCTCTTTGCCCGCATATCCGCTCATCAGGATATTATCGTCAGGAAAAGAGGCTATCACCCTGCGATCCATGTCAAAATAGGGAATAGAGGTTGTGAAAACCGGGTTTCCACGATGGAAAACTGCAACTTCGTTAGGCATCCCATAAGTGAGGGCGTGGCCTTCATTCAGTTTCATCCTGAGCGCCGCTCCAGGAATTTCCAATTCTTTTTTAGCAAGGTCGCTTCCTATGTTTCGGAAGGGTAACTGAAACTCTTCTTTTTCATTTCCTTCTCCAATGCTAAGCATGCCGGTGAACAAATCAACCGAACGACCCCATGAAAGCACTGTACCTCCCTGTTTTACGAAATTGAGAATATTTTCAACTCCCTTTTTGCCCATGCCTTTTGAAAACGCCGGTTCATAGCGGGCTGGAGAATATGTTCCTTCCGAACCATATTTTCCTTCAAGCAGAACAGATTTGGCCTCATCAGTCAGAATAAGTACATCAAACTGATCCTTAAGATTTAAATCCTGCAATTCGCCGGGTCGTACAACAGTGTATGCAAGATGATAGGTATCAAAAAGATATCGTAGCCAGCCTGCATCCATTGCATGAAACCAGCTTTCAACAAGGGCGATGCGCGGAACTTCGAGTGTAGTGGTCTCGGGAATTTTATCGTCCTGGACAAGAACCGGGCTCACATCAAGCTTGCTGATAAAATCCTCCGAGCTTTTTCCCCGTTTGATTATAAAACTCCCGGCTGGATAAATAACTTCGCTATAAACAAATGGGCTTTTGGATCGCAAAACCTCCAGGCCTAGCTCATCAGCCATGAAAGCGGCCTTGTAACTTTCGTTGCTGTTAGCAGTAAACAAAATGTGGCTGTAGCGTTGTGGAACCAAATCCATAAGCTGAAAAGGAATTTTGTTTTCCAACATTTGCTTTTCAAATCCCCGAATTATGCTGTTAACTTCAACGGCTTCCAGCCCTTTATGCAGTGGCAGCGACCATGAAGTCACATCATAGGGTCGGATCATTTCGCCATCGGGTGTATAATGCCTGGCAGGGAATTTCTGGTTTTCCATCACTTCCTTAATAAAAGCCCTGTAAGGTTGTGCCAGCGGAATCACTATATCGCCTTTTTGATACATTCGTTTCTCAACTGCAATATCCTCAAGTAGATGATAGGTTTTTATGCCATGCTCGTCCATCAGGTTTACCAATGCCACCAATTCACTTTGGTCGTGCTGTTGCAAAGGCAAAATGTAATAGTGTGGCGCTTCCTGCTTGCCTCTTTCAATTTCCCGCCGCGTGTAGTCGTTCCTGAAGGTCAAAATCTCTTTCTTATGTATCGCAGCGGTATGCAGATAGCTGAAAGTGTTCGCACGTTCATACGCAATAATGTCACTCAGCCTCCACCAGCCACCAGGCCAGGGTTCGGGCATGTTAATGCTCTTCGCATATTCGCCAAGGCCTTTGCCAATGGTTCTGAACTCGTTTGGTTCAACATAAATAGGCGAAGCGGTATTTACTCCGGCAGCTTCCGAAAGCATGCCGATGACACCTTTCCAGATGCTCGTAGTGGTAGCGCCAGGCCAGTAATCATCGAAAAGGTAATTTACGGAAATGCCCTGCAAACCTTCATTTGTCATGTCAGTAAGGGCGCGCGATCCGAAAACACGCATCCAGTTCCAAATGGCTGCATCAATGTTTTCAGCAATAGGATCGCTGGGCGGAGAAACAAAATACCTGGGCCCGTTTGAACCCATCTGGTGCTTTTCGACCATTACCTGTGGGAACCATTCGGTGTTGTAGAAAGCAGCAACGGCTTTGTTCTCCTTCTGCGTCAGTGTGATAAAATCGCGGTTAATATTATGACCCACGTATTTATGGTAAACACCGGGAAGGGAACTGCCCTCGTAAGCTGTATTTTTTGTTTCATTGTAGTGTTCCACAATCATGTTCATTCCATCAGGATTGTGGCAAGGAACCATTACACAAACCGTGTTTTCAAGCATGAACCTGATATCCGGCGCATTGGAAGTAAGCAATTCGTAAGCAATTACCGGCGCTGCCTGTGAAGGCCCCACCTCATTGGAGTGCATGGAGAGTGTGAGATACACAAAAACTTTTCCATCGTTGATCATCGTTTCGCGCTCGCTTGCCGTAAGATCGCCGTTCATCGCCAATTCGCGGTTAATGACTTTTAGTTCTTCCAGCCGCTGAATATTTTCAACTGACGAGATAAACACAGCATACATCGGTTTTCCCAACCATGATTCGCCAATCTGCTCCACATGCATGTTGCCCGAAAGCCTGAACAGCCGCATCATATAATTGGTCAGGTCTTCGTAGTTGAAAAGCATTTTGTCTTCCCCGGGCTCGAACCCAAAATGTTCTTTGGGCGAAGGCAAAGCGGTTTGCGCTGAGGAAGAAAAGATAAACATAACGCATGCAAACATTACGAGTAATCTTTTTGACAAAGAAATTGGGAATAGACTTTTTGTCTTCATAGTGATACGATTTAACACTTTACTTAAATATATGCAGAGTGGGTAATAGGACTGAAAAGAATCGTTAAAAGTAGAATTTAATTTTTATCAAAGAAAATTTATCCTTTTATTTGTTTCAATGCTTCAACACGAGCTCTTAATTTTCAACTTCAGGATTATAATATGATTACCGAACCTGTTCTTGCGATTTCGACTGAAACATTCCTTCACCTTTTGTTGTTAAATTCTATGAAAAACAACGTTTAGGAATGAAAAAACCAAACCGACTACAGTCACTGATAACATTGATTTTCATCGGGACTTCTTTCGTTAACACATCAGCATTTTCATTTTACTCAAAACATACTGCCATGAACACCAATCCTGCAGCCGGAAAAATAATCTACGTTTACGACGCCCTCTGTGGATGGTGTTATGGCTTTTCGCCGGTGATAGATCAGCTTTATGATAACTTTGGCAATCAACTTGAATTTGAAGTAGTTTCCGGAGGTATGGTCACCGGTGAACGCATTGGACCGGTATCGGATATGGCAGATTATATAAGCAAGGCCTACATTGACGTGGAAAATGCTTCGGGAGTGAAATTTGGGAAAGTTTTCATTGATACAACGCTGTATCGTGATGATGTGGTTTTCTCTTCTGTGGAACCTGCCATTGCTTTATCAGTTTTTAAAACCTTGCAGCCTCAAAATGCAGTAAAGTTTGCTTCGGCAATACAAAAAGCCATTTATTTTCATGGTGCAGAACCTGCGCTTTTAGCCACATACGCTGATCTAGCTATGGATTTTGGGATAAACCGTGGAGAATTTCTCGAAAAAATGAGTGATCCAAAGTCTATAGCTCTTGCCGAAGCTGATTTCCAGCGATCGCGCACGCTTGGAGTCAATGGTTTCCCAACAACATTCTATGAAGATTCCAATGGCAATCTCGTTCAGCTCAGCCGCGGGTTTACAAGCTATGAGAAAATTTCTGCCCGCCTCAAACCCTTGCTTGAGGCTGAATAAATTCAATTCTTGATCTCAATCCGAAAAGTCATTTTTCACCACTGTTGCACTAATAACACTTAGGCTCACTAAGTGTAGTTTATCATTTTCTTTTAGTGATCGTTGACTCTTCGTGCCTTAGCGGTATTTTTCCTGGCGCACCAATGTTTTTCCTATCTTTACCCACTCATTATCTGAGCCTGCAACAGATATCCGGGTCATTTACTTGCCTTAAAACACTGAATAACGGCTTTCTATGAATTATAACTTCAATACAATTAACCATGAACAATTATCAACCTGATTTCGATCCGGCAAAAGTCCAGCGCTGGATCAGGAAACACCTGCGAAACGTGATCCTTATCCTGATCGTAGTTGTAGCAGGCCTCACTTCAGCCCGAACCGTTGGGCCGGAAGAAGAAGGTGTGGTGCTCATCTTCGGGAAATATAACCGGACGGTGCAGCCCGGCTTGAATTTTATCGCACCATTTGGGGTCGAAAAAATGTACAAGATACCCGTGCAGCGCCAGCTCAAACAAGAGTTTGGCTTTAGAACGGATACACCTGGAACCCGCACAACTTACTCAAAAGAAAATTTTTCGGATGAATCGCTGATGCTGACCGGCGATCTTAACCTTGCTGATGTAGAATGGGTGGTTCAGTACCGGATCAGTGATTCCTATCAGTACCTTTTCAGGGTTCGTAATGCGGAGAAAACCTTACGCGATATGGCTGAAGCTGCCGTGAGAAAAACTGTTGGCGATCGCACTGTGAACGAGGTGCTTACTGTTGGCCGTCAGGAAGTTGCATCCAATGTGGAAGTATTGCTTCAGGCCATGTGCACTGAATATGAAAATGGGATTCGTATTGACCAGGTGGTGCTTCAGGATGTGAACCCGCCGGAATCGGTCAAGCCAAGTTTTAACGCTGTGAACCAGGCACAACAGGAACGCGAAACACTGATCAATCGTGCCGAGTCGGAATATAACCAGGTAATTCCACGCGCCCGTGGCGAAGCCGAAGAAACCATTCAACTTGCAGAAGCATACGCTCTGAACCGTGTGAACCGTGCAACCGGCGAGGCTGACCGTTTCACATCAATTTATGAAGCCTACATCAAAGCTCCTGAAGTAACAAAAAAGCGTATTTACCTCGAAACCATGGAGCGTGTGTTGCCCAAACTCGAGAACAAAATTATTCTTGACGAAAGGGGCAACAACATACTTCCGCTTTTAAATCTAGGAACCACTAAAAAAACTGCCGAATGAAAAAGATATACATCCTCATCATCGCAATAGTTGTTATTGCTATAATAGTGATTGGAAGCGGGTTTTACATCCTTGATGAAACCCAGCAGGCCGTTGTGACCCAGTTTGGTAAACCTGTTGGAGAACCCAGGACAAAACCTGGAATGCAGTTCAAAGTTCCCTTTATTCAGAAAGTACAGTTTTTTGATAAGCGCTACCTCGAATGGGATGGCGACCCAAACCAGGTTCCAACCAAAGACAAGCGTTTTATCCATGTTGACACCTATGCCCGCTGGGAAATCACCGACCCCTTGCAGTTTTTTATCCGCTTGCGCGATGAGCGCTCGGCACAATCGCGGCTGGATGACATACTCGATGGTGAAACCCGCATAGCAGTGGCCAGTCATGATTTACTGGAAATTGTACGATCCACCAACCGTGAACCAGAAGTTGTTGAAGACTTTATGGAAGCATTGGAAAACCTGGAAGATATTAACGTTGGCCGCGATAAAATTGAGGCTTTGATCCTTCAAAAAGCAAACGAACGCACTACCGATTTGGGCATCCGTATTCTTGATTTCCGTTTCAAACGTATGAATTATGTAGAAGAAGTCCGCGATCGTGTTTATGATCGCATGATCAGTGAAAGGAACCGTATTGCCGATCAGTTTCGCAGCGAAGGGCAAGGCGAAGCCCGTAAATTGCTTGGCAACAAGGAACGCGACCTTGCCCAGATTCAGTCGGAAGCCGTTCGTGAAGCAGAACAGATACAGGGACGTGCTGATGCTGAGGCAACCAATATTTATGCTGCAGCCTATAACCGCAACCGCCAGACACGTGACTTGTACGATTTCCTGCGAACCATGGAAAGCTTTGAAAAATCACTGGATGATAAAACAACGTTGATCATCACAACCAACAGCGATTTTTATAAGTATTTGCAGAAGATTGATTAGGGGAAAGGCGAAGGCTGAGGCGAAGGAAAAGCAGGATTCAAAGGTTCGATGGTTCTTCTGTTCAAATGTTCTAATGTTCTATTGTTGGTTCGAGGTTTATAAGGTTTAGGAGTTTATAGGTTTAGTTTCGTTTGAGTTCTTTACTCGGTGCTCTACGCTCTTCGCGCTGTGCTTTTTTATTCAAAATTTAATATTTAAGATTCAGGGTTTGGGGTTCATAATTCAATTGTTCTATTGTCCCCACCTAATGAACATCGTTCGGGCCTGCATTACTCCATCACTCCCATCACTCCATTACACTACTATCTAACCAATCGACTATTTAACCAATTAACCATTCACTGCTCAACTACATCATTGTTCTAAGACTTTAAAAGCGCCCGCATCCGTTGTAGTAGAGTCGGGTGCGAGAAGTGAAAGAAAACATAGAGTGGGTGAGGGGTGAGGTTGCTGAGATTTTTACGGGTCAATTTTTTAAGTCCTTCGATTAATTCTTTTCCATATCCATATTTCGCTGCGAACCTGTCGGCCTGGTATTCTGCCTTACGGGAATACAGGTTCATAAAAATACCCAGCACAAAGGAAACCGGACTGTACAAAATACCAAAAGCCACCAGCCCGATATGAAAGGAGTGTTGCTCAACACCAAGCGCAGCGCTGAGTAAAGGACTATTGATAAAAAGCGAGAGAAGATAAAGCGTAGCCCCTGTTTGGATGATCGAAACTACAAGGTTGGTAAGCACGTGTTTTTTCTTGTAATGCCCTGTCTCATGCGCAAGCACGGCTACAATTTCATCATTGCCAAGGTCGTTGATCAGCGTATCGTAAAGAACAATCCGCTTTTTTGGCCCAAAACCCGTGAAGTAAGCATTGGCTTTGGTAGAGCGTTTTGAGCCGTCAATCACAAAGATATTTTTGAGTTTGAAACCGGCTTTATTTATGAAGCCTGTGATTTTCTCGCGAAGTTCGCCTTCTTCCAACGGCGCCTGTTTGTTAAACAAGGGTACAATCAGGTTTGAATAGAATAAGGTCATAAAAACTGTGAAAGCCGTAATCACAATCCAGGCATAAACCCAGAACAATTCCGGAACTTTAAGGTAAATATAGATAATGAGTGCCAGCAAACCGCCGCTAATAAGAATACCCAACAACCATCCTTTTAGTTTATCCAATATAAAAGTTCCCGGACTTGTTTTGTTGAACCCAAAGCGTTCTTCAATTACAAAAGTCTGGTAAACTGAAAATGGCGTTCCAATTAGATCTGAAGCAAACATCAGAATTCCAAAGAATAGCAGCGCCATGAGGATTGGGTTTTCGGTTATATTTCGTATGATTGCATCGAGCCACGGAAATCCTCCAGCCAGCAAAAAAACCATCAACACCACAAAACTGAAACTACCGGAAATAAAACCAAATCGGGTATTCACTTTTTTGTATTCCTGCTGTTTCTGGTATTGCTGCTGATCATAAATGCCCTGCAACTCTTCGGGAATGCTCGTTTTCCGATGCCTGTAATTCAAATAATCGAGCCACAAACCAAATATAAAATCGAAAACGAGAATGGCAATGATGATATAAAAGAGTCTTTCGGGAGACATTTTGTGCGTAGTTTAAGTTCCAAATTCCAAATCCCAAGCCCCAAGCCCCAGGGAAGTTCAAAGTTCAAGGTTCAAAGTTCAAAGTTGGCAGGTGGCAGTCGGCAGTTGGCAAAAGGGAAAGCATAATCCGAAATTATATTGGCAAACGATCAGTCAGACAGAAAATGCAAGTTGTCCGACCTGGTGGAAATCGGAACCGGAAATCGGAAATCCCAATACTCCGTCACTCCATAACTCCAACCAATTTCCCAATTAATCAATTAACTATTTGACAAATTAACCAATCAACGCCCCCATTACTCCATTACTCCATC
Encoded here:
- a CDS encoding DsbA family protein, with the protein product MKKPNRLQSLITLIFIGTSFVNTSAFSFYSKHTAMNTNPAAGKIIYVYDALCGWCYGFSPVIDQLYDNFGNQLEFEVVSGGMVTGERIGPVSDMADYISKAYIDVENASGVKFGKVFIDTTLYRDDVVFSSVEPAIALSVFKTLQPQNAVKFASAIQKAIYFHGAEPALLATYADLAMDFGINRGEFLEKMSDPKSIALAEADFQRSRTLGVNGFPTTFYEDSNGNLVQLSRGFTSYEKISARLKPLLEAE
- the hflK gene encoding FtsH protease activity modulator HflK, with translation MNNYQPDFDPAKVQRWIRKHLRNVILILIVVVAGLTSARTVGPEEEGVVLIFGKYNRTVQPGLNFIAPFGVEKMYKIPVQRQLKQEFGFRTDTPGTRTTYSKENFSDESLMLTGDLNLADVEWVVQYRISDSYQYLFRVRNAEKTLRDMAEAAVRKTVGDRTVNEVLTVGRQEVASNVEVLLQAMCTEYENGIRIDQVVLQDVNPPESVKPSFNAVNQAQQERETLINRAESEYNQVIPRARGEAEETIQLAEAYALNRVNRATGEADRFTSIYEAYIKAPEVTKKRIYLETMERVLPKLENKIILDERGNNILPLLNLGTTKKTAE
- the hflC gene encoding protease modulator HflC; the protein is MKKIYILIIAIVVIAIIVIGSGFYILDETQQAVVTQFGKPVGEPRTKPGMQFKVPFIQKVQFFDKRYLEWDGDPNQVPTKDKRFIHVDTYARWEITDPLQFFIRLRDERSAQSRLDDILDGETRIAVASHDLLEIVRSTNREPEVVEDFMEALENLEDINVGRDKIEALILQKANERTTDLGIRILDFRFKRMNYVEEVRDRVYDRMISERNRIADQFRSEGQGEARKLLGNKERDLAQIQSEAVREAEQIQGRADAEATNIYAAAYNRNRQTRDLYDFLRTMESFEKSLDDKTTLIITTNSDFYKYLQKID
- a CDS encoding M48 family metallopeptidase, with protein sequence MSPERLFYIIIAILVFDFIFGLWLDYLNYRHRKTSIPEELQGIYDQQQYQKQQEYKKVNTRFGFISGSFSFVVLMVFLLAGGFPWLDAIIRNITENPILMALLFFGILMFASDLIGTPFSVYQTFVIEERFGFNKTSPGTFILDKLKGWLLGILISGGLLALIIYIYLKVPELFWVYAWIVITAFTVFMTLFYSNLIVPLFNKQAPLEEGELREKITGFINKAGFKLKNIFVIDGSKRSTKANAYFTGFGPKKRIVLYDTLINDLGNDEIVAVLAHETGHYKKKHVLTNLVVSIIQTGATLYLLSLFINSPLLSAALGVEQHSFHIGLVAFGILYSPVSFVLGIFMNLYSRKAEYQADRFAAKYGYGKELIEGLKKLTRKNLSNLTPHPLYVFFHFSHPTLLQRMRALLKS